One window of the Anopheles cruzii chromosome 2, idAnoCruzAS_RS32_06, whole genome shotgun sequence genome contains the following:
- the LOC128268832 gene encoding G2/mitotic-specific cyclin-B-like, which yields MSRIIRIDENHGAGNVSEGIKKVAAVTKRPVLGELGNKVIRNGSHEIKVAEKGTTLKVTNLGLKNVKARVDTRWRKEEISAAAGSTIIPKKHLTKSDSNKAAKSNEKAETLKGSEQNQSQKAVKVHVQLNNGNELKRVGLKREESQLSLRQLTKINQKTAADQKCPKNGAASLNEIEASLTTKHASTQHLERLDTHSQKLLEIIENIDENDAWNPMLVSEYASDIYRYLTKLESTPCYMLQENFLEGQAEITHKMRIILIDWINEVHNQFKLDIDTYHMTVSVIDRYLQKVQNIPKKKLQLVGVTAMFIASKYEELFPPEIQDFVFITDDTYQKYQILEMEKEMLKVLDFQMGKPLPTHFLRRFSKAAKASDLNHVLAKYLLELASVDYSTAHYKPSEIAAAALYVSLFLFPLNCTTGAKKDITPARIWSKTLEHYTQYSVQDLVPIVQRLAKVVKTVPEMAKKKIKAPWLKYSSAKLQGISTHHKLGGPEIDALTEGKLRF from the exons ATGTCCCGTATAATAAGAATTGACGAG AACCATGGGGCAGGAAATGTGAGTGAAGGGATAAAAAAAGTTGCTGCTGTTACGAAGCGTCCAGTGCTAGGGGAGCTGGGCAACAAAGTCATCCGGAATGGTTCTCATGAGATAAAAGTTGCTGAAAAGGGAACAACATTGAAGGTTACGAATTTGGGACTCAAAAATGTGAAGGCGCGTGTCGATACACGCTGGCGCAAGGAAGAGATCTCAGCAGCCGCCGGCAGTACAATCATCCCCAAGAAACATCTGACAAAGTCCGATTCTAACAAAGCTGCCAAAAGTAACGAGAAGGCAGAGACGCTTAAAGGATCCGAGCAAAATCAATCACAAAAGGCTGTGAAGGTGCATGTTCAGTTGAACAACGGAAACGAGCTAAAACGAGTTGGCCTTAAAAGGGAAGAAAGTCAGCTATCCTTGCGACAGTTGAcgaaaattaatcaaaaaacTGCTGCGGATCAAAAATGCCCTAAAAATGGTGCCGCCTCGCTAAACGAAATTGAAGCATCTCTAACGACAAAG CATGCCTCAACTCAGCATCTGGAAAGATTGGACACACATTCGCAGAAATTGTTGGAAATTATCGAAAACATAGACGAGAACGATGCATGGAATCCGATGCTTGTATCCGAGTACGCCAGCGATATCTACCGCTACCTGACTAAACTGGAAAGCACGCCCTGTTATATGCTGCAAGAAAACTTTTTAGAAGGTCAAGCCGAG ATCACCCACAAAATGCGTATCATTTTGATCGACTGGATCAATGAAGTGCATAACCAGTTCAAGTTGGACATCGATACCTACCATATGACCGTTTCGGTCATCGATCGTTACCTGCAG AAAGTGCAAAATATTCCTAAGAAAAAATTACAACTAGTAGGAGTCACAGCTATGTTCATTGCATCAAAGTACGAAGAACTGTTTCCGCCAGAGATCcaggattttgttttcataaCCGATGACACATACCAGAAGTATCAGATTcttgaaatggaaaaggaaatgttGAAGGTACTCGATTTTCAAATGGGGAAGCCGCTGCCAACGCATTTCCTGCGTCGCTTTTCAAAGGCTGCTAAAGCATCCGACCTCAACCATGTGTTGGCAAAGTACTTATTGGAGCTGGCCAGCGTTGACTACAGTACGGCGCACTACAAACCATCAGAG ATAGCCGCAGCAGCCCTCTATGTATCCCTATTTCTATTTCCACTGAACTGCACAACTGGTGCAAAGAAAGACATTACCCCGGCGAGGATTTGGAGTAAAACGCTCGAGCATTACACACAATATAGTGTTCAAGACTTGGTTCCGATCGTTCAGCGATTAGCCAAGGTGGTGAAAACTGTACcggaaatggcaaagaaaaagatCAAAGCCCCATGGCTGAAGTATTCCTCCGCAAAGCTGCAAGGCATTTCGACCCACCACAAACTAGGCGGACCAGAGATAGACGCATTAACAGAAGGAAAGCTTCGCTTCTAG